A section of the Campylobacter porcelli genome encodes:
- the gltX gene encoding glutamate--tRNA ligase — translation MYRFAPSPTGDMHIGNLRVAILNYISSLQDKSGFILRIEDTDKQRNIDGKDKEIMELLKKFGIKWDTLYYQSKNLKFHQEFASKLLIDKKAFLCFCDDETLDKKRQEAVENGVAYRYDGSCENLSDEEILNNPHPAAIRLKSPKTTQKFVDKIKGEIVFEPENIDSFVLLRADKTPTYNFACAIDDMLEGVTMIIRGEDHVSNTPKQNLIREALGYTQEISYAHLPIILNSEGKKMSKRDNSSSVNYLLKKGYMPEAIANYLILIGNKTPCEIFTLEQAASWFDITNISHSPAKFSEEKLAQINREHIKLASDDRLIELGFSSPDLARFYTQESSLIPEIIAKIDAINLAKIIPPQWQKEADEIRKVILNMQIPNSFDEFKIVISDETNLKGKSLFMPLRLLLTGAQHGPELKDLYPLIKSDIKEIVAK, via the coding sequence ATGTATCGTTTTGCACCATCGCCAACTGGAGATATGCATATTGGGAATTTAAGAGTTGCGATATTAAACTATATATCTTCACTTCAAGATAAAAGTGGCTTTATACTTCGTATAGAAGATACTGATAAACAAAGAAATATAGATGGTAAAGACAAAGAGATAATGGAGCTTTTAAAGAAATTTGGAATTAAATGGGATACTCTTTATTATCAAAGTAAAAATCTCAAATTTCATCAAGAATTTGCCTCTAAGCTTTTGATAGATAAGAAAGCTTTTTTATGCTTTTGCGATGATGAGACATTGGATAAAAAAAGACAAGAAGCAGTAGAAAATGGGGTGGCATATAGATATGATGGGAGTTGTGAAAACTTAAGCGATGAAGAGATTTTAAACAATCCACACCCAGCAGCCATAAGGCTAAAATCGCCTAAAACTACACAAAAATTTGTTGATAAGATTAAAGGCGAGATCGTATTTGAGCCTGAAAATATCGATAGTTTTGTGCTTTTAAGAGCAGATAAAACCCCTACATATAACTTTGCTTGTGCGATTGATGATATGCTTGAGGGTGTAACGATGATTATTAGAGGCGAAGATCATGTAAGCAATACTCCAAAGCAAAATTTGATTAGAGAAGCATTAGGATATACTCAAGAGATAAGCTACGCCCACTTACCTATAATATTAAATAGCGAAGGCAAAAAGATGAGTAAAAGGGATAATAGCTCTTCTGTTAATTACCTTTTAAAGAAGGGTTATATGCCTGAGGCGATAGCCAATTATCTTATATTAATAGGCAATAAAACTCCGTGTGAAATTTTCACTTTAGAGCAAGCAGCTAGTTGGTTTGATATAACTAATATTTCACACTCGCCAGCTAAATTTAGCGAAGAGAAACTAGCTCAAATAAATAGAGAGCATATCAAACTTGCTAGTGATGATAGGCTAATTGAGCTTGGATTTAGCTCACCTGATTTGGCTAGATTTTATACTCAAGAAAGCAGCCTAATCCCTGAAATAATAGCTAAAATTGATGCTATTAATTTAGCAAAGATAATCCCACCGCAGTGGCAAAAAGAGGCAGATGAGATACGCAAAGTGATATTAAATATGCAAATTCCAAACAGCTTTGATGAGTTTAAAATTGTTATCTCTGATGAGACAAATTTAAAAGGCAAATCGCTATTTATGCCTCTTAGGCTACTTTTAACAGGCGCTCAGCACGGTCCTGAGCTTAAAGATCTATACCCATTAATCAAATCAGATATTAAGGAGATTGTAGCCAAATGA
- the queC gene encoding 7-cyano-7-deazaguanine synthase QueC: MRKALCIISGGMDSAVAAATAKSDGYEIVGLHFDYSQRTMQKERECFEKICDDLGVIDRFVINADFIADVGGNALTDRSVEIPKNSLNSTDMPVTYVPFRNGVFLSIAASMAQVQKCEAIYIGLVEADGSGYPDCKLEFLEAMNKAVNLGTNCEFIFKAPLIGLSKAQIVVKAYKLGVDLSNTWSCYESGDLACGECDSCLLRLKGFKESNLNDSIEYKKN, encoded by the coding sequence ATGCGTAAGGCCTTGTGTATCATTAGCGGTGGCATGGATAGTGCGGTGGCGGCTGCTACTGCTAAGAGCGATGGGTATGAGATCGTAGGGTTGCATTTTGATTACTCTCAAAGGACAATGCAAAAAGAGCGTGAGTGCTTTGAGAAAATTTGCGATGATTTGGGGGTTATTGATAGATTTGTGATTAATGCGGATTTTATAGCTGATGTAGGTGGCAATGCTTTAACTGATAGAAGCGTTGAAATACCAAAAAATTCGCTAAATTCTACTGATATGCCAGTTACTTATGTGCCTTTTAGAAATGGAGTATTTTTATCTATCGCAGCTAGCATGGCTCAAGTGCAAAAATGCGAGGCTATATATATAGGATTAGTTGAAGCTGATGGGAGTGGCTATCCTGATTGCAAGCTTGAGTTTTTAGAAGCTATGAATAAAGCGGTGAATTTAGGCACTAATTGCGAATTTATTTTCAAAGCGCCGCTAATTGGCTTATCAAAAGCACAGATTGTGGTTAAGGCTTATAAATTAGGCGTTGATCTATCTAATACTTGGAGTTGCTATGAGAGTGGCGATTTGGCTTGTGGAGAGTGCGATAGCTGTCTGCTAAGGCTTAAGGGATTTAAAGAGAGTAATTTAAACGACTCTATAGAGTATAAAAAAAATTAA
- a CDS encoding phosphomannomutase/phosphoglucomutase: MFDTIFREYDIRGIYPKDLNEKSVKAIGICLGRVMKSRGVKSVSVGYDARVSANALFGHLVSGFNAAKIEVYDIGMLPTPVGYFSVFTDKFDANVMITGSHNPKEYNGFKITIKKDSYFGDDLQSLKNEVNKFIASGEVVEDNFKATKFDILSSYVDFYAKEFSHLKGLKTKIICDAGNGVAGITLKPIAKALGLKFNLLYPEPNGEFPNHHPDPSEEENIKELKQALKNGYDIGFGFDGDADRIAVLTPKRTIKGDDLAYLYAKNMKNPRVLGEVKCSQNMYDEIDKIGKSFMGKTGHSNIKKAMKELNIDMAAEVSGHIFFKERFFGFDDAVYAMIRVLELIANGFDLDAELDRLPKLYSTDEMKIKTDDSSKFKIIEALKVELNRDGNGLPKIIDIIDIDGVRIKFQNGWGLVRASNTTPVIVTRFEANSLKNMQEIQDGVIALVNKIMVDCNA; encoded by the coding sequence ATGTTTGATACGATATTTAGAGAGTATGATATACGAGGGATCTATCCAAAAGATTTGAATGAAAAAAGCGTAAAAGCTATTGGTATATGCCTTGGGCGAGTGATGAAAAGTCGTGGGGTAAAGAGCGTAAGCGTTGGATATGATGCTAGAGTTTCGGCTAATGCGTTGTTTGGCCATTTAGTAAGTGGATTTAACGCGGCTAAAATAGAAGTTTATGATATAGGAATGTTGCCTACGCCAGTTGGGTATTTTAGCGTTTTTACAGATAAATTTGATGCTAATGTGATGATTACAGGTAGTCATAACCCAAAAGAGTATAATGGATTTAAGATCACAATTAAAAAAGATAGCTATTTTGGCGATGATTTACAGTCTTTAAAAAATGAAGTGAATAAATTTATAGCTAGTGGCGAGGTGGTTGAAGATAATTTTAAGGCTACTAAATTTGATATTTTAAGCTCATATGTGGATTTTTATGCTAAGGAATTTTCCCACCTTAAAGGGCTAAAGACAAAGATTATTTGCGATGCTGGAAATGGCGTGGCTGGTATAACTCTAAAGCCGATTGCTAAAGCACTTGGCTTGAAATTTAATCTATTATATCCAGAGCCTAATGGTGAGTTTCCAAATCATCATCCAGATCCAAGCGAAGAGGAGAATATAAAAGAGCTAAAACAGGCTTTAAAAAATGGCTATGATATTGGATTTGGCTTTGATGGGGACGCTGATAGGATCGCAGTTTTAACTCCAAAACGCACTATAAAAGGCGATGATTTGGCATATTTATATGCTAAAAATATGAAAAATCCTAGAGTCTTAGGCGAGGTCAAATGTAGCCAAAATATGTATGATGAGATAGATAAAATCGGCAAAAGCTTCATGGGAAAAACTGGTCATAGCAATATCAAAAAAGCGATGAAAGAGCTAAATATCGATATGGCAGCTGAGGTTAGCGGACATATATTTTTTAAAGAGAGATTTTTTGGTTTTGATGATGCTGTGTATGCTATGATAAGGGTGCTTGAGCTAATAGCAAATGGATTTGATCTAGATGCTGAGCTAGATAGATTGCCTAAATTATACTCAACTGATGAGATGAAGATAAAAACAGATGATAGTAGTAAATTTAAGATTATAGAGGCTTTAAAAGTTGAGCTAAATAGAGATGGTAATGGACTTCCAAAGATTATTGATATTATAGATATAGATGGAGTTAGGATCAAATTTCAAAATGGCTGGGGACTAGTAAGGGCGTCTAATACAACTCCAGTTATTGTAACTAGATTTGAGGCAAATTCGCTAAAAAATATGCAAGAAATTCAAGATGGCGTGATCGCTTTGGTAAATAAAATTATGGTAGATTGTAATGCGTAA
- the thiF gene encoding sulfur carrier protein ThiS adenylyltransferase ThiF, which yields MKKIKVNSIIKDVNSNTLSKLRTELGFDDSVITIYKGFATNDDLELNDGDSVVFINKGEFPSKECLKEMMAARNSPEVNIALQNAKVGVAGLGGLGSSVAIALARVGVSSLKLVDFDTIDPSNLNRQQYFIDDIGKYKTTALADIIAKINPFVSVEIETIRLDENNVNLVFQNYDIVAECFDNPKSKAMLINNLKNKTIVAASGMAGYGRSDEIKTIQMAKNLYICGDLKSAASIGNGLMAPRVGICAMQQANQILDILIKRVVDNG from the coding sequence ATGAAAAAGATAAAAGTAAATTCAATCATAAAAGATGTAAATTCAAACACCCTTTCTAAACTACGCACCGAGCTTGGCTTTGATGATAGTGTGATAACCATATATAAAGGCTTTGCTACTAATGATGATTTAGAGCTAAATGATGGCGATAGTGTAGTCTTTATAAACAAAGGTGAGTTCCCATCAAAAGAGTGTTTAAAAGAGATGATGGCAGCTAGAAATAGCCCTGAGGTAAATATAGCATTGCAAAATGCTAAAGTAGGAGTAGCTGGGCTTGGGGGGCTTGGCAGTAGCGTGGCTATAGCTTTAGCTAGGGTTGGGGTAAGCTCTTTAAAATTAGTTGATTTTGATACCATTGATCCATCAAATTTAAATCGCCAACAATATTTCATTGATGATATTGGCAAATACAAAACCACAGCCCTAGCAGATATAATCGCTAAGATTAATCCATTTGTTAGTGTAGAGATAGAGACTATAAGGCTAGATGAAAATAATGTAAATTTGGTATTTCAAAACTACGATATAGTAGCTGAATGCTTCGATAATCCCAAATCCAAAGCTATGCTAATAAATAATCTTAAAAACAAAACAATAGTAGCAGCAAGCGGTATGGCAGGATATGGCAGAAGTGATGAGATAAAGACAATTCAAATGGCAAAAAATCTCTATATTTGCGGAGATCTAAAAAGTGCTGCTAGTATAGGCAATGGGCTAATGGCACCTAGAGTTGGAATTTGCGCTATGCAACAAGCAAATCAAATTTTGGATATTTTAATAAAGAGAGTAGTAGATAATGGATAG
- a CDS encoding thiazole synthase — MDRLNLGGRLFDSRFIMGSGKFDPELITACIEEADAQIITLAIRRVNKDSDISITKFIPKNITLLPNTSGARDASEALRIARLGRELGCEDMIKIEVIKDSKFLLPDNYQTLKAIELLASDGFIPLAYMMPDLVVARDMANAGAAAIMPLAAPIGSNKGLSNKDMIQILIDEIDLPIIVDAGIGRPSQACEAMEMGCAAVMVNTAIATATDIRSMARAFKNAVKAGRDAYLAGFGRVLNTAQASSPLTGFLG, encoded by the coding sequence ATGGATAGGTTAAATTTAGGTGGAAGGCTATTTGATTCTAGATTTATTATGGGTAGCGGGAAGTTTGACCCAGAGCTAATTACTGCTTGTATAGAAGAAGCAGACGCTCAAATCATCACCCTAGCAATTCGTAGAGTAAATAAAGATAGCGATATAAGCATAACTAAATTTATCCCCAAAAATATCACCCTACTACCAAATACAAGCGGTGCAAGGGACGCTAGTGAAGCCCTAAGAATCGCCCGTCTAGGCAGAGAGCTTGGGTGTGAAGATATGATAAAAATAGAAGTAATCAAAGATAGCAAATTTCTATTACCAGATAACTATCAAACACTAAAAGCCATAGAGCTTTTAGCTAGTGATGGATTTATCCCACTTGCTTATATGATGCCAGATCTTGTCGTTGCTCGTGATATGGCAAATGCCGGAGCGGCCGCCATTATGCCACTAGCTGCACCAATTGGGTCAAATAAGGGTCTAAGCAATAAAGATATGATTCAAATTTTAATAGATGAAATAGACCTACCTATAATCGTAGATGCTGGGATTGGTCGCCCTAGTCAAGCGTGTGAGGCTATGGAGATGGGGTGTGCTGCTGTGATGGTAAATACCGCCATTGCCACTGCTACAGATATAAGATCTATGGCAAGAGCATTTAAAAATGCCGTCAAAGCCGGTAGAGATGCCTATTTAGCCGGATTTGGAAGAGTTTTAAATACCGCTCAAGCTAGCTCGCCACTGACTGGATTTTTGGGATAA
- the thiH gene encoding 2-iminoacetate synthase ThiH → MKFIQKTDPMEYLPSQERIDSDIMLKVLNAHKNVNFDEFNAFDVQKALDKDNLNLRDLQALLSPVAANFLEEMVAKSKAIKERYFGKNIYLFTPQYIANHCDNNCVYCGFKVGNDIKRAQLDENDIIKELKNIAKTGLKEILILTGESQTKTPLNYIANACKLAKEYFDIVGVEIYPLNSDEYAILHDNGVDFVTVFQETYNPIKYGKIHLYGNKRVFPYRFNAQERALIGGMRGVAFAALLGIDDWRKDAMATALHASLIQSKYPHAEISISVPRLRPIINNNKINPKDVTERALLQVIAAYRLFLPYANITLSSRESAYFRDNAMALGITKVSAGVSVGIGEHGGKDDKDKGDGQFEISDNRDVNQMKTAIKNAGLTPVMSDYIYTGI, encoded by the coding sequence ATGAAATTTATACAAAAAACAGACCCAATGGAGTATCTACCATCGCAAGAGCGAATTGATAGCGATATAATGCTAAAAGTTTTAAATGCGCACAAAAATGTAAATTTCGATGAATTTAACGCTTTTGATGTCCAAAAAGCCCTAGATAAAGATAATCTGAATTTAAGAGATCTCCAAGCTCTATTAAGCCCTGTAGCTGCGAATTTCCTTGAAGAGATGGTAGCAAAATCTAAGGCTATAAAAGAGCGATATTTTGGTAAAAATATATACCTTTTTACCCCGCAATACATAGCAAATCACTGCGATAATAACTGCGTTTATTGCGGTTTTAAGGTGGGTAATGATATTAAAAGGGCTCAATTAGATGAGAATGACATCATTAAAGAGCTAAAAAATATCGCTAAAACTGGATTAAAAGAGATACTTATCTTAACTGGCGAATCCCAAACCAAAACACCGCTAAATTATATCGCAAACGCTTGTAAATTAGCCAAAGAGTATTTTGATATAGTTGGGGTTGAAATTTACCCATTAAATAGCGATGAATACGCCATTTTACACGATAACGGCGTGGATTTTGTCACAGTTTTCCAAGAGACTTATAATCCTATAAAATATGGCAAAATTCATCTTTACGGCAATAAAAGGGTCTTTCCATATAGATTTAACGCTCAAGAAAGAGCATTAATAGGCGGTATGCGTGGAGTAGCATTTGCAGCACTTCTTGGGATTGATGATTGGCGTAAAGATGCTATGGCAACTGCCCTTCACGCCTCATTAATCCAATCCAAATACCCACACGCAGAGATCTCTATCTCCGTCCCACGCCTAAGACCGATTATAAATAATAACAAAATCAATCCAAAAGATGTAACCGAGCGCGCCTTGCTCCAAGTAATCGCTGCTTATAGACTATTTTTGCCATATGCTAATATCACGCTTAGTAGTCGTGAGAGTGCGTATTTTAGGGATAATGCTATGGCTCTTGGCATTACTAAAGTATCAGCTGGAGTAAGTGTCGGTATCGGCGAACACGGCGGCAAAGATGATAAAGATAAAGGCGATGGTCAGTTTGAAATCAGCGATAATAGAGATGTAAATCAGATGAAAACAGCCATTAAAAATGCTGGTTTAACGCCGGTTATGAGTGATTATATTTATACTGGAATTTGA
- a CDS encoding YigZ family protein — translation MYFVKECYSHEQDIKKSNFASYICPFSEFDSLRAKLKDENPKAAHIVWAYRYYNKYFQIVENSSDDGEPKGSSGPPCLDALRGANLIDTAVIVVRYFGGVKLGVGGLVRAYGSSANLAINKAQLIKYVSRNIASLFVPFSLLSRFDYYDDKNGLNADKSYSQSGCVYEFNLSLDEFANLHKFVLGYEMAGVEYYAVPLEAKNLFIKI, via the coding sequence ATGTATTTCGTAAAAGAGTGCTATAGCCACGAGCAAGATATTAAAAAATCAAATTTTGCTAGTTATATCTGTCCTTTTAGCGAATTTGATAGCTTAAGAGCAAAATTAAAAGATGAAAATCCAAAGGCAGCACACATAGTCTGGGCATATCGCTACTATAATAAATATTTTCAAATTGTAGAAAACTCCAGCGATGATGGAGAGCCAAAGGGAAGCTCTGGGCCGCCTTGCTTAGATGCTTTGCGTGGGGCGAATTTGATTGATACGGCTGTGATAGTGGTGCGATATTTTGGCGGAGTAAAGCTTGGGGTTGGGGGCTTGGTTAGAGCGTATGGGAGTAGTGCAAACCTAGCTATAAACAAGGCTCAATTAATAAAATATGTAAGTCGCAATATAGCTAGTTTATTTGTGCCATTTTCGCTACTTTCTAGGTTTGATTACTATGATGATAAGAATGGATTAAACGCAGATAAAAGCTATAGCCAATCTGGGTGCGTGTATGAGTTTAATCTAAGCTTAGATGAGTTTGCGAATTTACATAAATTCGTGCTTGGCTATGAGATGGCTGGAGTGGAGTATTATGCTGTGCCATTAGAGGCTAAAAATTTGTTTATTAAAATCTAA
- the rsmD gene encoding 16S rRNA (guanine(966)-N(2))-methyltransferase RsmD — MKNNLFATISSGKYKGKRLNLPSLSTTRSTKSIVKESVFNSLQNDIYNSVFIELFGGSGLMAATAVSNYAKKGYAIELDKLAFNSLKSNYDKIGDSDLIALYGDTFKLTPKIVDENITQKIILYVDPPFDIRDGFDGIYDRIYELLAKLKVDIVVIEHISSHNALDKIGELILYKSRKFGNTSLSYYTKCIS; from the coding sequence ATGAAAAATAATCTATTTGCGACTATTTCAAGCGGTAAATATAAGGGCAAGAGACTGAATTTACCATCTCTATCCACAACTAGAAGCACCAAATCAATAGTAAAAGAGTCAGTATTTAATAGCTTACAAAATGATATTTATAACTCTGTGTTTATAGAGCTATTTGGTGGTAGCGGATTGATGGCAGCAACTGCAGTTAGCAACTATGCTAAGAAAGGCTATGCCATAGAGCTTGATAAACTAGCATTTAATAGCTTAAAATCCAATTATGATAAAATCGGCGATAGCGATTTAATAGCACTTTATGGCGATACATTTAAGCTAACTCCTAAGATAGTTGATGAGAATATAACGCAAAAAATCATACTCTATGTAGATCCGCCATTTGATATTAGAGATGGTTTTGATGGGATATATGATAGAATTTATGAGCTACTAGCTAAACTAAAGGTGGATATAGTGGTGATAGAGCATATATCTAGCCATAATGCTTTAGATAAAATAGGCGAACTAATCCTATATAAAAGCCGTAAATTTGGTAATACAAGCTTGAGTTATTATACAAAATGTATTTCGTAA
- a CDS encoding ornithine carbamoyltransferase yields MRVCIDCECLLLAESLRLFLGSSATTRKDCDFIVSDRATKGSKPVFVIDSNSPYLKVPFNKETLLNTLGEFYSAMQISGKIQSSELTSLERRVGDLVDKFKSDLIRIIKDEYEK; encoded by the coding sequence ATGAGAGTTTGTATAGATTGTGAATGTCTGCTTTTGGCTGAGAGTTTAAGGCTATTTTTAGGCTCTAGTGCGACAACTAGGAAAGATTGTGATTTTATAGTAAGCGATAGGGCAACCAAAGGGAGTAAGCCAGTCTTTGTAATAGATAGTAATTCGCCATATCTTAAGGTTCCTTTTAATAAAGAAACGCTACTAAATACTCTAGGGGAGTTCTACTCAGCTATGCAAATTAGTGGCAAAATTCAGTCAAGTGAGCTTACTAGTTTGGAGCGTAGAGTAGGTGATTTGGTGGATAAATTTAAATCTGATTTGATTAGAATAATAAAAGATGAGTATGAAAAATAA
- a CDS encoding flagellar protein FlaG, translated as MEIFKVAAQQQQMDMSNAANATQRLNTQSTAVENSNSQQNQNSQNGTNERLTNEQIQNILSQANDNLSLLSTNIRFGYNDKIDSMFINVMEKDTGTIIRKIPTEQAMKLTEHFKDIIGIIFDKKE; from the coding sequence ATGGAAATTTTCAAAGTAGCCGCACAACAGCAACAAATGGATATGTCTAACGCTGCAAACGCAACTCAAAGATTGAATACGCAATCTACAGCGGTAGAAAACTCAAATTCACAGCAAAACCAAAATTCACAAAATGGCACTAATGAGCGTCTAACAAACGAGCAAATTCAAAATATTCTATCTCAAGCTAATGACAACCTTAGCCTACTTAGCACAAATATTAGATTTGGCTACAATGATAAGATTGATAGTATGTTTATAAATGTTATGGAGAAAGATACTGGCACCATAATCCGCAAAATTCCAACCGAACAAGCGATGAAGCTTACAGAACACTTCAAAGATATAATCGGTATAATATTTGATAAAAAGGAATAA
- the fliD gene encoding flagellar filament capping protein FliD: protein MAINTEKSQLGLGSGNVLSWDTIDKLKEADTKALIKPLEKEIQSNLTKQKDLTAITTLLNTFKSSVSNLTGDNTYLKRDTKATGSGSVTVSASTGVAEQTMNLSVQQLASQDSFQSKTFGSRTDSVFSQDVSFGISIGGKDYVINADSTTTLEQLAEKINESTDKKVQAKILNVGGNEPYRLIIQSAETGEANKIEFYSITKPAGSGNTSSDTTLEALGFYFDKASNTGGTTTKDSYGNEINRLTLKDPSQLSDDQKKNAGTQILKAQDAKFQYNGIDITRSSNKVEDLILGVSLTLNKVDKPDENTNVSITQSTEGILEDLKSMVESYNSIINNINEATKYDSENKIAGTFQGVREITSIVTELNKTINGLSKDGKSLADFGVTLTKDGILKLDSSVASDMINTKFSEFKNFFSSETKFTNVTLKGDKKVEWNDEIKGKLTINGVEIDINIPKDYTAGSSSTSGTNGTGNEKDKKNALLKAIANAKNLSDVSVSFDKDGKLVIKGSGGTDIEIKGDKTFLEKLGLKEQKLDGKTEIVGGFFKELNDTLTGLIGKNGTLTAYEKNLTSSQKSLTETKERRQKELDTKYTQMAEKWVQYDSIIAKLENQSKTVNSMIEAAANANK, encoded by the coding sequence ATGGCAATCAATACTGAAAAATCACAACTAGGCTTAGGTAGTGGCAATGTCCTAAGCTGGGATACTATAGATAAACTAAAAGAAGCAGATACCAAGGCTCTAATCAAGCCTTTAGAGAAAGAGATCCAAAGCAATCTAACTAAACAAAAAGATCTAACCGCCATTACAACACTACTTAATACCTTTAAAAGTAGTGTCTCAAATTTAACTGGCGATAATACCTATCTAAAGCGAGATACCAAAGCTACAGGAAGTGGTAGCGTAACCGTATCAGCAAGCACTGGTGTAGCTGAGCAAACTATGAATTTAAGCGTCCAGCAACTAGCTAGTCAAGACTCATTTCAGTCTAAGACCTTTGGGTCAAGAACAGATAGTGTCTTTAGTCAAGATGTGAGCTTTGGGATTAGTATTGGTGGTAAGGATTATGTGATTAATGCTGACTCCACTACCACTTTAGAGCAATTAGCTGAAAAGATAAATGAATCCACGGATAAAAAAGTCCAAGCCAAAATCCTAAATGTAGGTGGTAATGAGCCATATAGATTAATTATCCAATCAGCTGAAACCGGAGAGGCAAATAAGATTGAATTTTATAGCATTACAAAACCAGCTGGTAGTGGTAATACTAGCTCAGATACTACGCTAGAGGCTTTGGGATTTTATTTTGATAAGGCAAGTAATACTGGCGGAACAACAACAAAAGATAGCTATGGTAACGAGATTAATAGATTAACCCTAAAAGACCCTAGCCAATTAAGCGATGATCAAAAGAAAAACGCCGGCACCCAAATCCTAAAAGCTCAAGATGCTAAATTCCAATATAATGGCATAGATATAACCAGAAGCTCAAATAAAGTTGAAGATCTGATTTTAGGCGTTAGCTTAACTCTAAATAAGGTTGATAAACCAGATGAGAATACTAATGTATCCATCACTCAAAGCACAGAAGGGATACTAGAAGACCTAAAATCAATGGTAGAATCCTATAACTCCATAATAAATAATATAAACGAAGCTACTAAATATGATAGCGAGAATAAAATAGCAGGGACATTCCAAGGCGTAAGAGAGATAACATCGATAGTAACAGAGCTAAATAAAACCATAAATGGACTAAGCAAAGATGGTAAATCCCTAGCTGATTTTGGCGTAACCCTTACTAAAGATGGGATATTGAAACTAGACTCATCAGTAGCAAGTGATATGATAAATACTAAATTTAGTGAGTTTAAAAACTTCTTTAGCTCAGAGACTAAATTTACCAATGTTACCCTAAAAGGGGATAAAAAGGTAGAATGGAATGATGAGATAAAAGGTAAATTAACCATCAATGGCGTAGAGATAGATATAAATATCCCAAAAGATTACACCGCTGGTAGTAGTAGCACAAGCGGAACTAATGGCACTGGAAATGAAAAAGATAAGAAAAACGCCCTACTAAAAGCCATAGCAAATGCCAAAAATCTAAGCGATGTATCAGTATCATTTGACAAAGATGGCAAACTAGTCATAAAAGGCTCTGGTGGCACAGATATAGAGATAAAAGGCGATAAAACATTTTTAGAAAAACTAGGTCTAAAAGAGCAAAAGCTAGATGGCAAAACTGAGATTGTGGGTGGATTTTTCAAAGAGTTAAATGATACGCTAACTGGTCTAATCGGCAAAAATGGCACACTCACAGCCTACGAAAAAAACCTAACTAGCTCTCAAAAATCCCTAACTGAAACCAAAGAGAGAAGACAAAAAGAGCTAGATACTAAATATACTCAAATGGCTGAAAAATGGGTTCAATATGATAGCATCATAGCAAAATTAGAAAACCAAAGTAAAACCGTAAATAGTATGATTGAGGCTGCTGCCAATGCTAATAAATAA
- the fliS gene encoding flagellar export chaperone FliS, with translation MASSNAAYAAYNQNNMGIDSPQKLITMLYEGILRFIYRAKKSMDAGDIESKVLFLNKTNAIFFELINSLDMSQGQISHYLQGLYSRQIQLISEANIDNDQNKLDEVVHVTRELLEAWKDATKGENELA, from the coding sequence ATGGCATCATCTAATGCTGCATACGCAGCCTATAATCAAAATAATATGGGGATTGACTCCCCGCAAAAGCTAATTACAATGCTATATGAGGGGATTTTACGCTTTATATATAGAGCTAAAAAATCAATGGACGCTGGAGATATAGAGAGTAAGGTGCTATTTTTAAACAAGACTAATGCCATATTTTTTGAGCTTATAAACTCACTTGATATGAGTCAAGGTCAAATCAGCCACTACCTACAAGGTCTATATAGTAGGCAAATTCAGCTAATATCAGAGGCCAATATCGACAATGACCAAAACAAACTAGATGAAGTCGTTCATGTAACTAGAGAGCTTTTAGAAGCGTGGAAAGATGCTACAAAGGGCGAAAATGAATTGGCTTAA